In the Streptomyces formicae genome, one interval contains:
- a CDS encoding ATP-binding protein produces MSTELTLLARVAWRGQEVTAPRLRGLLALLASEPHTGCGTERLIEGLWPDALPQHPDKALQVLVSRARALLGAGVLVGTPVGYRLALADEQVDSSVLPVRAAASEELARAGDPTGSLAAAEAGLALWEGGGELGGPLGELRAARAPVRDRLVRARALALARLGRHAEAAGPLATLAEERPRDEEVLAELLRGLAATAGPAAALTRYEEYRRDLREQLGTDPGAALKAVHEELLDDEPRAVRIGVPHEPNPLLGRADDIAAVTELLRTSRAVTVVGPGGLGKTRLAHAVGRAAEQRLVYFVPLAGVSEDRDVAREVAFALGAGQGPHRPVGQHALASPALPADPVPAILGVLGAGPALLVLDNCEHVVEGAASLVHALVSSSARLRVLATSRAPLGLTSEAVHAPDALPPDTAAELFTQRARAARPGVRVPHREVAVLCRHLDGLPLAVELAAARVRVLSVTEIARRLDDRFALLRGGARDAPERHRTLHAVVDWSWNLLTQDARAALRTLSVFPGGFSGPAAEHVIGGDALGLLEQLAGQSLVTVIDTPAGVRFGMLETVREFSAARRTEAGEDERAKARFLDWAREFGLAHHDVLFGADPSTARERIRAEQDNLVGALRLALARADGPATAAVTAVLAALWFTGSHYPRLAALAADTGPALSRYRPDAARPAGSAHVEAARTAAVLCAAGLFMSFGPHAGAARQLLALRRLPPGPADTLPRAAATVLAAIPAMRPPAYDVLHRLRAGGEPLVAGIAEFVATYVWEYEHDTERQLAAAERMISALAPVDIPSLRVIGHGRVSDLYLRTGQGARAHQHLTSVLETMDRPGAEHDVLGVLGVRQALALACLQRGRTDEAERWLRRAEGESGPADDASRSPHQDAFYSPLPGIRAEIALARGLTGTGLGLWRTAVQQMPGTGSQHRGDPWLDPWALQIQAAAVTAHASAGDLEPVAELAEQLGRRLRALLDDAASGPVDLRVLGTVLHALGTAGLSSGAARSAYGDDARADAVRMIALAERLGALREFQPTMSADRARRAARDADAAVYAEAVSAYTALRPGELRQAARALTSGRG; encoded by the coding sequence GTGAGCACCGAACTGACCTTGCTGGCACGGGTCGCCTGGCGCGGACAGGAGGTCACCGCGCCCCGGCTGCGTGGACTCCTGGCACTCCTGGCGAGCGAGCCGCACACCGGCTGCGGCACCGAACGGCTCATCGAGGGGCTGTGGCCCGACGCGTTGCCGCAGCACCCGGACAAGGCGTTGCAGGTTCTGGTGTCCAGGGCGCGGGCCCTGTTGGGCGCCGGTGTCCTGGTCGGTACGCCGGTCGGGTACCGGCTCGCGCTGGCCGATGAGCAGGTCGACAGTTCCGTGTTGCCGGTGCGTGCCGCCGCGAGCGAGGAGCTGGCCAGGGCCGGGGACCCCACCGGTTCGCTGGCGGCGGCCGAGGCCGGGCTCGCACTCTGGGAGGGCGGCGGTGAACTCGGCGGACCCCTCGGCGAGTTGCGTGCCGCGCGGGCCCCGGTGCGCGACCGGCTCGTCCGCGCACGGGCCCTCGCGCTGGCGAGGCTGGGTCGGCACGCCGAAGCCGCGGGACCGCTGGCGACGCTCGCCGAGGAGCGGCCGCGCGACGAGGAGGTGCTCGCCGAGCTGCTGCGCGGCCTGGCCGCCACGGCGGGCCCGGCAGCCGCGCTGACGCGGTACGAGGAGTACCGGCGCGACCTGCGCGAGCAGCTCGGTACGGATCCGGGCGCCGCCCTCAAGGCGGTTCATGAGGAGCTGCTCGACGACGAGCCGCGCGCGGTCCGGATCGGCGTACCCCATGAGCCGAACCCGCTCCTCGGCCGTGCGGACGACATCGCCGCGGTGACGGAGCTGCTGCGCACGTCCCGTGCCGTCACCGTCGTGGGCCCCGGTGGCCTCGGCAAGACCCGGCTCGCGCACGCCGTCGGCCGCGCGGCCGAGCAGCGCCTGGTGTACTTCGTGCCGCTGGCCGGGGTGAGCGAGGACCGGGACGTGGCCAGGGAGGTGGCCTTCGCGCTCGGCGCCGGCCAGGGTCCGCACAGGCCGGTGGGCCAGCACGCCCTCGCATCGCCCGCTCTCCCGGCCGACCCGGTCCCCGCCATCCTCGGCGTCCTCGGCGCCGGGCCCGCGCTGCTGGTCCTGGACAACTGCGAGCACGTCGTCGAGGGCGCCGCCTCCCTCGTCCACGCGTTGGTCTCCTCTTCGGCGCGGCTGCGCGTGCTCGCCACCAGCCGGGCTCCACTCGGCCTGACCTCCGAGGCGGTGCACGCACCGGACGCGCTCCCTCCCGACACGGCCGCCGAGTTGTTCACCCAGCGCGCCCGCGCCGCCCGGCCCGGTGTGCGGGTGCCGCATCGGGAGGTCGCCGTGCTCTGCCGTCATCTGGACGGTCTGCCGCTGGCCGTGGAGCTGGCCGCGGCACGGGTACGGGTCCTGTCGGTGACGGAGATCGCCCGCCGTCTCGACGACCGGTTCGCGCTGCTGCGCGGCGGGGCCAGGGACGCGCCGGAGCGCCACCGCACGCTGCACGCGGTTGTGGATTGGAGCTGGAACCTGCTCACCCAGGACGCCCGGGCGGCGCTGCGCACCCTGTCCGTCTTCCCCGGCGGATTCTCCGGCCCGGCGGCGGAGCACGTCATCGGCGGGGACGCGTTGGGGCTGTTGGAGCAGTTGGCAGGCCAGTCGCTCGTCACCGTCATCGACACGCCGGCCGGTGTCCGCTTCGGGATGCTGGAGACCGTACGGGAGTTCAGCGCGGCCCGTCGTACGGAGGCGGGTGAGGACGAGAGGGCGAAGGCCCGGTTCCTGGACTGGGCACGGGAGTTCGGGCTCGCCCACCACGATGTGCTCTTCGGCGCCGATCCGTCGACCGCCCGCGAGCGGATACGGGCCGAGCAGGACAATCTCGTCGGGGCCCTGCGGCTCGCCCTGGCCCGCGCGGACGGCCCGGCCACCGCGGCCGTCACCGCCGTCCTCGCCGCCCTGTGGTTCACCGGCTCGCACTATCCGCGCCTCGCCGCCCTCGCCGCCGACACCGGTCCCGCCCTCTCCCGCTACCGCCCGGACGCGGCTCGGCCCGCCGGTTCCGCGCACGTCGAAGCGGCCCGTACCGCCGCGGTGTTGTGCGCGGCGGGGCTGTTCATGAGCTTCGGTCCGCACGCGGGCGCCGCGCGTCAGCTCCTCGCTCTGCGCCGGCTGCCTCCGGGCCCGGCCGACACCCTGCCGCGCGCCGCCGCGACCGTGCTCGCCGCGATTCCGGCGATGCGGCCTCCCGCGTACGACGTGTTGCACCGGCTCCGCGCCGGTGGGGAGCCGCTCGTCGCGGGGATCGCCGAGTTCGTGGCCACCTACGTGTGGGAGTACGAGCACGACACCGAACGCCAACTCGCCGCCGCCGAGCGGATGATCTCGGCCCTGGCTCCGGTCGACATTCCGTCCCTGCGGGTCATCGGCCACGGCCGGGTGAGCGATCTGTACCTGCGGACGGGACAGGGCGCGCGTGCCCATCAGCACCTCACCTCGGTGCTCGAAACGATGGACCGGCCCGGTGCGGAGCACGACGTGCTCGGCGTGCTCGGTGTCCGCCAGGCGCTCGCCCTGGCCTGCCTGCAACGTGGCCGTACGGACGAGGCCGAGCGGTGGCTGCGCCGGGCCGAGGGCGAGAGCGGCCCTGCGGACGACGCCTCGCGGAGTCCGCACCAGGACGCCTTCTACAGTCCCCTGCCCGGCATCCGCGCCGAGATCGCGCTCGCCCGCGGGCTGACCGGGACCGGGCTCGGCCTGTGGCGCACCGCGGTTCAACAGATGCCAGGGACCGGCTCCCAGCACCGCGGTGATCCCTGGCTGGATCCCTGGGCGCTGCAGATCCAGGCCGCGGCGGTGACCGCGCACGCGAGCGCCGGTGACCTCGAACCCGTCGCGGAACTGGCCGAACAGCTCGGCCGACGGCTGCGCGCGCTGCTCGACGACGCGGCCTCCGGGCCCGTGGACCTCCGGGTTCTCGGGACCGTGCTGCACGCGCTGGGCACGGCTGGGCTCTCGTCAGGAGCGGCTCGGTCCGCCTATGGAGACGACGCCCGCGCCGACGCCGTACGCATGATCGCGCTGGCCGAACGGCTGGGGGCGCTGCGGGAGTTCCAGCCCACCATGTCGGCGGACCGCGCCCGTCGGGCAGCGCGGGACGCCGACGCGGCGGTGTACGCCGAAGCGGTATCGGCGTACACCGCCCTGCGACCGGGCGAGCTGCGTCAGGCGGCCCGCGCGCTCACTTCGGGTCGCGGTTGA
- a CDS encoding ABC transporter permease, which translates to MLRRNLLHVRRYPSLTLNTLLTPLVLLLLFVYIFGDVMSAGIGTEASTEASTGPGGGDRSAYVAYLVPGILLMTLGCSLVGTAVSVCDDMTEGIVTRFRTMPIHRASVLVGHVVGSVLQAVVSVVLVGAVAVAIGFRSANATAAEWLAAFGLLVLVALALTWIAVGVGMASPNGEAAGNNAVPLIVLPFISSAFVPLSAMPAWFRPIAEYQPFTPAIETLRGLLLGNGIGGDGWLTVAWCLGLAELGYAWSLSLFNRDPK; encoded by the coding sequence ATGCTGCGCCGCAACCTCCTGCACGTACGCCGCTACCCCTCACTCACCCTGAACACCCTCCTCACCCCCCTCGTCCTGCTCCTCCTGTTCGTGTACATCTTCGGCGACGTGATGAGCGCCGGCATCGGCACCGAGGCGAGCACCGAGGCGAGCACCGGCCCCGGTGGCGGCGACCGATCCGCGTACGTCGCCTATCTCGTCCCCGGCATCCTCCTGATGACCCTGGGCTGCTCCCTGGTGGGGACCGCCGTGTCGGTCTGCGACGACATGACCGAGGGCATCGTCACGCGCTTCCGCACGATGCCGATCCACCGCGCCTCGGTGCTGGTGGGACACGTGGTGGGCAGCGTGCTGCAGGCGGTCGTCAGCGTGGTCCTGGTCGGGGCCGTCGCGGTGGCCATCGGCTTCCGCTCCGCGAACGCCACGGCGGCGGAGTGGCTCGCGGCCTTCGGGCTCCTCGTCCTCGTGGCCCTGGCGCTCACCTGGATCGCGGTGGGCGTGGGCATGGCCAGCCCGAACGGGGAAGCGGCGGGGAACAACGCGGTGCCGCTGATCGTCCTGCCGTTCATCTCCAGCGCGTTCGTCCCGCTGTCCGCGATGCCCGCCTGGTTCAGGCCGATCGCCGAGTACCAGCCGTTCACCCCGGCCATCGAGACACTGCGCGGCCTGCTGCTCGGCAACGGGATCGGCGGCGACGGCTGGCTCACGGTCGCGTGGTGCCTGGGCCTCGCCGAGCTCGGCTACGCCTGGTCGCTGTCGCTGTTCAACCGCGACCCGAAGTGA
- a CDS encoding ATP-binding cassette domain-containing protein: MYEGRTILDGIDLTVPVGTVFALLGPNGAGKTTVVKILSTLVTADAGDLRVGGHDLVADPRAVREAIGVTGQFSAVDGLITGEENMWLMADLHKVPRRQGRSRVAALLERFDLVDAAKKPASTYSGGMRRRLDIAMTLVGEPRIIFLDEPTTGLDPRSRHAMWEIVRALVADGVTVFLTTQYLQEADELADRIAVLNGGGLVAEGTPDELKRLVPGGHVRLRFADADALGRARRLFPEAERELGLGTGHDEAPTLQVPSDGGVRSVKAILDRVDGAGLEVEGLTLERPDLDDVFFAVTGHPGSEKEKKQGVNR, translated from the coding sequence ATGTACGAGGGGCGGACGATTCTGGACGGGATCGATCTGACGGTTCCGGTCGGCACCGTTTTCGCCCTGCTCGGGCCGAACGGTGCCGGGAAGACCACCGTCGTGAAGATCCTCTCGACCCTGGTCACCGCCGACGCCGGTGACCTGCGCGTAGGCGGTCACGACCTGGTCGCCGACCCGCGCGCCGTGCGGGAGGCGATCGGTGTCACCGGGCAGTTCTCCGCCGTGGACGGGCTGATCACCGGGGAGGAGAACATGTGGCTAATGGCCGATCTGCACAAGGTGCCCCGCCGCCAAGGCCGCAGCCGTGTCGCCGCGCTCCTGGAGCGTTTCGATCTGGTGGACGCCGCGAAGAAGCCCGCGTCCACGTACTCCGGAGGGATGCGGCGGCGCCTGGACATCGCCATGACCCTGGTCGGCGAGCCGCGGATCATCTTCCTCGACGAGCCGACCACCGGCCTCGATCCGCGCAGCCGCCACGCCATGTGGGAGATCGTCCGTGCACTGGTGGCCGACGGTGTGACCGTCTTCCTCACCACGCAGTACCTCCAGGAAGCCGATGAACTCGCCGACCGCATCGCGGTGTTGAACGGCGGTGGGCTCGTCGCCGAGGGCACCCCCGACGAACTGAAACGGCTCGTCCCCGGCGGCCACGTGCGGCTGCGGTTCGCCGACGCGGACGCACTCGGCAGGGCGCGGCGGCTGTTCCCCGAGGCGGAGCGGGAGCTCGGCCTCGGGACCGGCCACGACGAGGCGCCGACCTTGCAGGTTCCCAGCGACGGCGGCGTGCGGTCGGTCAAGGCGATCCTCGACCGGGTCGACGGCGCGGGCCTCGAGGTCGAGGGACTCACCCTCGAACGACCCGACCTGGACGACGTCTTCTTCGCCGTGACCGGCCACCCCGGCAGCGAGAAGGAGAAGAAGCAGGGGGTGAACCGGTGA
- a CDS encoding TetR/AcrR family transcriptional regulator produces MARPGGRSARVQEAVHTAVRDLSAEVGRDALTVPLIAARAEVTPSTIYRRWGDLQALLSDVAVEHLRPEAPPEDRGDLESDLQAWAEQFLDEMASPAGRAYIRDALLGDPDGSNAGRCSAYAAEQVDVILTRATDRGEPGPNVETVLDHVVAPMMYRILFRPGGHDSAYARQLVSGVLDAGRGDRQG; encoded by the coding sequence ATGGCGCGCCCCGGCGGGCGCAGCGCCCGAGTACAGGAAGCGGTGCACACCGCCGTGCGCGACCTCTCGGCGGAGGTGGGCCGCGACGCACTGACGGTCCCCCTGATCGCGGCCCGCGCCGAGGTCACCCCGTCGACGATCTACCGCCGCTGGGGCGACCTCCAAGCGCTCCTCTCGGACGTCGCGGTCGAGCACCTGCGCCCCGAGGCGCCCCCCGAGGACAGGGGCGACCTGGAATCCGACCTCCAAGCCTGGGCCGAACAGTTCCTCGACGAGATGGCGTCCCCCGCGGGCCGCGCCTACATCCGCGACGCCCTGCTCGGCGACCCGGACGGCAGCAACGCGGGCCGCTGCTCCGCCTACGCGGCGGAGCAGGTCGACGTCATCCTCACCAGGGCGACCGACCGGGGCGAGCCGGGTCCGAACGTGGAGACGGTGCTGGACCACGTCGTCGCCCCGATGATGTACCGCATCCTGTTCCGCCCCGGCGGACATGACTCTGCGTACGCGCGGCAGTTGGTGAGCGGGGTGCTCGACGCGGGGCGTGGGGACCGACAGGGGTAG
- a CDS encoding amidase, protein MRPYELTLAVAAQEMREQRLSPVELVDSVLERIERTEPGLQAYVTVTAERARDAARDAERELRTRAHPRSPLHGIPVALKDLIDVAGVPTTASSRVRSEHRADADSSVAARLAAAGTALVGKTHTHEFAYGLTTPQTRNAWDRDRVAGGSSGGSAVAVAAGAATFALGTDTGGSIRVPAALNGVVGLKPTYGLVARHGVTSLSWSLDHVGPLTRTVEDAALVLSVLAGHDARDPASLSVPAKDYRPVPGGNLRGLRVGVPLNYYFDHVDPEVEAAVRAAHSHLEALGATLVEVEIPMARYVQATQWGLMVPEATAYHERTLRSAPERYGDDIRVLLEAGELMSAGDYLRAQRARTLMRQAWLRMLDEVDVVAAPTVPTTAVRSDQETITWPDGTTESVSDAYVRLSAPANITGIPALSLPVGRDGAGLPIGMQLLGRPLAEDVVLRVGHAYEETAGAHGYVPAAVAL, encoded by the coding sequence ATGCGGCCGTATGAGCTGACCCTCGCCGTGGCCGCGCAGGAGATGCGCGAACAGCGGCTCTCCCCGGTGGAGTTGGTGGACTCCGTACTGGAGCGGATCGAGCGGACGGAGCCCGGCCTCCAGGCGTACGTCACGGTGACGGCGGAACGGGCGCGTGACGCTGCGCGCGACGCGGAGCGCGAGCTGCGTACCCGAGCCCACCCGAGGTCGCCGCTGCACGGCATCCCCGTAGCGCTCAAGGATCTGATCGACGTCGCCGGTGTGCCGACCACAGCGAGCTCCCGGGTCCGCTCGGAACACCGGGCGGACGCCGACAGCTCGGTCGCGGCGCGACTGGCCGCCGCCGGTACCGCCCTGGTGGGCAAGACCCACACCCACGAGTTCGCGTACGGGCTGACCACGCCGCAGACCCGCAACGCGTGGGACCGGGACCGGGTGGCGGGCGGCTCGAGCGGAGGTTCGGCGGTCGCCGTGGCGGCGGGCGCGGCGACCTTCGCCCTGGGGACCGACACCGGCGGCTCGATCCGCGTGCCCGCCGCGCTGAACGGCGTCGTCGGCCTCAAGCCCACGTACGGCCTCGTCGCGCGGCACGGCGTGACGTCCCTGTCGTGGTCGCTGGACCACGTCGGACCCCTCACCCGCACCGTCGAGGACGCCGCCCTGGTGCTGTCCGTCCTCGCCGGGCACGACGCCCGCGACCCCGCCAGCCTGTCCGTGCCCGCCAAGGACTACCGGCCGGTCCCCGGCGGAAACCTGCGCGGACTGCGCGTCGGCGTCCCCCTGAACTACTACTTCGACCACGTCGACCCCGAGGTCGAAGCCGCGGTACGCGCCGCCCACAGCCACCTGGAAGCCCTCGGGGCGACCCTCGTCGAGGTCGAGATCCCGATGGCCCGCTACGTCCAGGCCACCCAGTGGGGCCTGATGGTCCCGGAGGCCACGGCCTACCACGAGCGGACGCTGCGCTCGGCCCCCGAGCGCTACGGGGACGACATCCGGGTCCTCCTGGAGGCCGGGGAGCTGATGTCGGCCGGGGACTACCTGCGCGCCCAACGGGCCCGCACGCTCATGCGACAGGCGTGGCTGCGCATGCTGGACGAGGTCGACGTGGTCGCCGCCCCGACGGTTCCCACGACCGCGGTGCGCTCGGACCAGGAGACCATCACCTGGCCCGACGGCACGACGGAGAGCGTCTCCGACGCGTACGTCCGCCTGTCGGCCCCGGCCAACATCACCGGGATACCGGCCCTGTCCCTGCCGGTCGGCCGCGACGGTGCGGGCCTGCCGATCGGCATGCAACTGCTCGGCCGTCCGCTCGCCGAGGACGTGGTCCTGCGGGTGGGGCACGCGTACGAGGAGACCGCCGGCGCCCACGGATACGTCCCGGCGGCCGTGGCCCTCTGA
- a CDS encoding MBL fold metallo-hydrolase, with product MPYWTVGDITVHRIDETPLPPGTGPWLLPDATAEVVSQQDWLRPDFADHEGVPRLDSHSFALTVGGLRVLVDTGIGNGKTRANPAWHDLRTDYLRRLTTAGFTPDSVDLVILTHLHTDHVGWNTREVDGAWVPTFPRARYVTSRAEREFWAAQDMDEPRKQMFRDSVHPVEDTGLLDLVDVPPQGTDLSPGLRLVPAPGHTPGQVTVEVSSLGEKAVITGDVIHHPVQLPHPHIGSCVDIDPEQAETSRRALLGALADTDTLLLGTHFPEPTSGRVTSHEGAYRLTPVPPTRRAQPGAARFSARNRGTS from the coding sequence GTGCCGTACTGGACCGTCGGCGACATCACCGTCCACCGCATCGACGAGACACCCCTGCCGCCCGGAACCGGGCCCTGGCTCCTGCCCGACGCCACGGCCGAGGTCGTCTCACAACAGGACTGGCTGCGCCCCGACTTCGCGGACCACGAGGGCGTACCGCGCCTGGACAGCCACAGCTTCGCGCTCACCGTGGGCGGCCTCCGCGTGCTCGTCGACACGGGCATCGGCAACGGAAAGACGCGGGCCAACCCCGCCTGGCACGACCTGCGCACCGACTACCTGCGGCGACTCACCACCGCCGGGTTCACACCGGACTCGGTCGACCTGGTGATCCTCACGCACCTGCACACCGACCACGTCGGCTGGAACACCCGGGAGGTGGACGGCGCGTGGGTCCCCACCTTCCCCCGCGCCCGGTACGTCACCTCGCGCGCCGAGCGGGAGTTCTGGGCCGCGCAGGACATGGACGAGCCCCGCAAGCAGATGTTCCGCGACTCCGTGCATCCGGTCGAGGACACCGGGCTGCTGGATCTCGTCGACGTCCCGCCCCAGGGCACCGACCTCTCCCCGGGGCTACGGCTGGTGCCGGCCCCCGGCCACACGCCCGGCCAGGTGACCGTCGAGGTGAGCAGCCTGGGCGAGAAGGCGGTCATCACCGGCGACGTGATCCACCACCCCGTACAACTCCCCCACCCCCACATCGGTAGCTGCGTCGACATCGACCCGGAACAGGCCGAGACCTCTCGCCGCGCGCTGCTCGGCGCGCTCGCCGACACAGACACCCTCCTTCTCGGCACGCACTTCCCCGAGCCCACGTCAGGCCGCGTGACCTCGCACGAAGGCGCCTATCGCCTGACGCCCGTACCCCCGACGCGTCGGGCCCAGCCGGGTGCCGCCCGTTTCAGCGCTCGCAATCGGGGCACTTCGTGA
- a CDS encoding ANTAR domain-containing protein translates to MTQHGHERPDGATGSDEEVAEEVAELKEEVAQLQQAVQSHAIVDQAIGLLVGLGQITPAEAWDALREVSMNTNTKLREVAETLIDWGCSGVLPGDIRAELEHRLMQQRRNSQCADVEPPTG, encoded by the coding sequence TTGACCCAGCACGGCCATGAGCGCCCCGACGGCGCGACCGGCTCCGACGAAGAGGTCGCCGAAGAGGTGGCCGAGCTCAAGGAAGAGGTCGCTCAGCTGCAGCAAGCCGTGCAGTCGCACGCGATCGTCGACCAGGCGATCGGGCTCCTCGTCGGACTCGGGCAGATCACTCCGGCCGAGGCGTGGGACGCCCTGCGCGAAGTCTCCATGAACACCAACACCAAGCTGCGCGAGGTGGCCGAGACACTGATCGACTGGGGGTGCAGCGGGGTGCTGCCGGGCGACATACGTGCGGAACTCGAACATCGTCTGATGCAGCAGCGGCGCAACAGCCAGTGCGCGGACGTGGAACCGCCGACCGGCTGA
- a CDS encoding ElyC/SanA/YdcF family protein has product MRRRTGVAVVGVVALAWGEWLNRRWSRALVGDGGHASGVGGGAGVEAVVVLGFRNPQPTANAINRWRVRAGMRSLATDGARGTRVIFSGGAIGGGAAEARLMADYAKSQLGFDGTLLLEDRSATTWENITRVIPLIEDVDRIKIVSQPAHALKARAYLRRQRPDLAARVVRAEDYRAGEWMAVKPLLALYGLWTLRGIEADERK; this is encoded by the coding sequence ATGCGACGAAGGACTGGGGTGGCGGTGGTCGGGGTCGTGGCCCTGGCCTGGGGCGAGTGGTTGAACAGGCGCTGGTCTCGCGCTCTCGTGGGAGACGGCGGGCACGCTTCCGGGGTCGGTGGTGGAGCCGGGGTGGAAGCCGTGGTGGTGCTGGGCTTCCGGAATCCCCAGCCGACGGCCAACGCGATCAACCGCTGGCGGGTCCGCGCCGGAATGCGCTCCCTCGCGACAGACGGCGCCCGGGGAACCCGCGTGATCTTCAGTGGCGGTGCGATCGGCGGTGGCGCGGCGGAGGCCCGGTTGATGGCTGACTACGCGAAGTCGCAGCTCGGATTCGACGGCACGCTGCTCCTCGAAGACCGCAGCGCGACGACCTGGGAGAACATCACGCGAGTGATCCCGCTGATCGAGGACGTCGACCGCATCAAGATCGTCTCCCAGCCCGCTCACGCGCTCAAGGCCCGCGCGTACCTGCGGCGTCAACGCCCGGACCTCGCCGCGAGGGTGGTCCGCGCGGAGGACTACCGCGCCGGTGAGTGGATGGCGGTCAAACCGCTGCTTGCGCTCTACGGACTGTGGACGCTCCGTGGCATCGAGGCCGACGAACGGAAGTGA
- a CDS encoding MerR family transcriptional regulator, giving the protein MDDVTMSIGELARRCGVPVRTVRFYCDEGVLQSLRSAGGHRRFDASAVERLTLVRRLRALGLGLRAVVEVLAGERSVAEAAAQERAALDVSLAALAWRRASLRALEGVASTEERAARLELLAAASDGATARSTLEGFWRLAFAPTVVADDLGMFLAVGVPRPPTDPSPEQVVAYAGMVGVVSEPVLRERAFRRRRADAVAAYQHTVLRGEIGVLCDAVRAGARPAGLLDAYVRVHASARGEKDTPSFRRELAGAAALDRSAGMRRYWRHVRSVTGEHLTVGEAHFLLLDALDGSAGSGAVSTTTS; this is encoded by the coding sequence GTGGATGACGTCACGATGAGCATCGGTGAGCTCGCGCGGCGCTGCGGGGTGCCGGTGCGGACGGTGCGCTTCTACTGCGACGAGGGCGTGCTCCAGTCGCTGCGCAGCGCGGGCGGACACCGACGCTTCGACGCGTCCGCGGTGGAACGGCTCACTCTCGTACGGAGGTTGCGCGCACTGGGCCTCGGGCTGCGGGCCGTCGTCGAGGTCCTCGCGGGGGAGCGGTCCGTCGCGGAGGCCGCCGCCCAGGAACGTGCCGCGCTCGATGTGTCCTTGGCGGCGTTGGCCTGGCGCCGGGCGTCGTTGCGCGCCTTGGAGGGGGTCGCCTCGACCGAAGAGCGCGCCGCACGCCTTGAGTTGCTGGCCGCGGCGAGCGACGGGGCGACCGCTCGTAGCACGCTCGAAGGGTTCTGGAGGCTCGCGTTCGCGCCGACGGTGGTCGCTGACGACCTGGGCATGTTCCTCGCGGTGGGAGTACCGCGGCCGCCGACCGACCCGTCCCCGGAACAGGTCGTCGCGTACGCCGGGATGGTCGGTGTCGTCTCCGAACCCGTCCTGCGCGAGCGGGCGTTCAGGAGGCGCAGAGCCGACGCGGTGGCCGCGTACCAGCACACGGTGTTGCGCGGGGAGATCGGTGTGCTCTGTGACGCGGTGCGCGCGGGCGCGCGGCCTGCCGGGCTGCTCGACGCGTACGTGAGGGTGCACGCGTCCGCACGGGGGGAGAAGGACACGCCGTCGTTCCGGCGCGAGCTTGCCGGGGCCGCGGCACTGGACCGGAGCGCGGGGATGCGGCGCTACTGGCGCCACGTCAGGTCCGTCACCGGGGAGCACCTGACGGTGGGGGAGGCGCACTTCCTGCTGCTGGACGCACTGGACGGGAGTGCGGGGAGCGGGGCTGTGTCGACGACCACGTCGTAG
- a CDS encoding maleylpyruvate isomerase family mycothiol-dependent enzyme — translation MSHRPDHDIADDTDQHLDTDQLAAALVEQTTAFTEAVAGADWDAPVPTCPAWQLRVLVGHIGQEHRWMSDIVRTGGASPVPDPHHAEPPADWRGWLRDGAAGLVDAVWTVGADTPVWTFVGPRPARFWLRRATHDTTLHRVDAALHAAVPYRLPPRLAADAITELLQLLRLLALPAAEGLRPTAAKLRGQGETMRIVTTDVGTSPHTVTAWLVTRTPEGLTWQSDTGGVADVEVSGTAQDLLLVLARRLPPTRVSVDGQAALLHHWLEHSLL, via the coding sequence ATGAGCCACCGACCCGATCATGACATCGCCGACGACACGGATCAGCACCTGGACACCGACCAGCTCGCCGCCGCCCTCGTCGAACAGACCACGGCGTTCACAGAAGCCGTCGCGGGAGCCGACTGGGACGCGCCGGTCCCCACCTGTCCCGCGTGGCAACTCCGGGTGCTCGTCGGCCACATAGGACAGGAGCACCGTTGGATGTCCGACATCGTCAGGACCGGCGGCGCCTCGCCCGTCCCCGACCCGCACCACGCGGAGCCGCCAGCCGACTGGCGAGGGTGGCTGCGCGACGGCGCTGCGGGCCTCGTCGACGCCGTATGGACGGTGGGCGCCGACACACCGGTGTGGACCTTCGTCGGCCCCCGGCCCGCACGCTTCTGGCTGCGTCGGGCCACCCACGACACCACCCTCCACCGAGTCGACGCCGCCCTGCACGCCGCCGTCCCCTACCGGCTCCCGCCGCGCCTCGCGGCCGACGCGATCACGGAACTGCTCCAGCTCCTGCGCCTGCTCGCCCTGCCCGCCGCCGAGGGCCTGCGCCCGACGGCCGCGAAGCTGCGCGGGCAGGGCGAAACGATGCGGATCGTCACGACCGACGTCGGAACCAGCCCTCACACAGTGACCGCGTGGCTCGTCACCCGCACCCCCGAGGGCCTCACCTGGCAATCCGACACCGGCGGTGTCGCCGACGTGGAGGTCTCGGGGACGGCACAGGACCTGTTGCTCGTACTCGCCCGTCGCCTGCCGCCCACCCGGGTCTCCGTAGACGGCCAAGCCGCCCTGCTTCACCACTGGTTGGAGCACTCGCTCCTCTAA